In Mytilus edulis chromosome 7, xbMytEdul2.2, whole genome shotgun sequence, a single genomic region encodes these proteins:
- the LOC139483497 gene encoding uncharacterized protein translates to MTGRRCNFSIFCNTECGFSPYFQEDQTDISIANCSKNIENHLASVGLKSDDIPTEGHLICFRVGIFSALKSYAVCPLHRYALGICWRKKAGCSHPQHSGKAKPDRAVTLDMSRAISMYDGKLVPVGSGICRKCRTVVYEQISNLHEEDIDCDASEPECIHENREKTNGGSENQASTSNSCRVDSGIGNDEYFLRDRSSESYKTITIDSQESSQGTNLSQTSNWSNEGMPVDLSTCNNVLSSLSKGEISPLKYQLQSSIETVSKTTQLYVERKADEAISAVLNAIAPGQSSILLARIFKQKADNNQGSSDNYYDEMFNSLIKLYNEADNNIVKEQLLSIMASKTTKEQLLNRIPGLTKYRVDKVRMMNFQSIYDQHDQPPVKRSRMDPVKLEHALSFFFNPAFHQIVSYGTRDIKLESGEVITVPEVVRTACHSTLIDMYNSYSEENEFTPLSRATLYNILNVCSASKRRNLHGLDNITADGHSGFELIEKLIKGIENEDIISREKKNELIQQLKSGKEYLKGDYKLHISPNSDCADHCIKWGLSDPKVPNYQSKCDHDHLIKCDRCNNISSVLIKKTGNAI, encoded by the exons ATGACTGGCAGAAGatgtaatttttctattttctgtAACACAGAGTGTGGTTTTTCGCCGTATTTTCAAGAAGATCAAACTGATATATCTATTGCAAATTGtagtaaaaatattgaaaaccatCTGGCTTCAGTTGGGCTGAAGTCAGATGATATTCCTACAGAGGGACATTTGATATGCTTCAGGGTAGGGATTTTCTCTGCCTTGAAGTCATATGCTGTTTGCCCATTGCATCGATATGCATTAGGCATTTGTTGGAGAAAAAAGGCAGGCTGTTCACACCCTCAACACTCAGGAAAGGCTAAACCAGATAGAGCAGTGACCCTTGACATGAGCAGAGCCATTTCCATGTATGATGGAAAATTGGTTCCTGTTGGATCAG GAATTTGCCGTAAATGTAGAACTGTCGTCTATGAACAAATTTCAAACTTACATGAAGAAGATATTGATTGTGATGCTTCAGAGCCAGag TGTATACATGAAAACAGAGAAAAAACAAATGGAGGTTCAGAGAACCAAGCTAGCACGAGTAATAGTTGCAGG GTTGACAGTGGTATTGGGAATGATGAGTATTTTCTGAGAGACAGGTCATCTGAGTCCTACAAGACCATAACAATTGATAGTCAG GAATCATCACAAGGAACAAATTTGTCCCAGACATCTAACTGGAGTAATGAGGGAATGCCTGTAGATTTGAGTACATGCAATAACGTCCTGTCATCTCTATCTAAAGGGGAGATCAGCCCACTAAAATACCAACTCCAATCATCCATAGAGACGGTTAGTAAAACAACACAGCTGTATGTTGAAAGAAAGGCAGATGAGGCAATAAGTGCTGTTTTGAATGCTATTGCACCAGGTCAGAGTAGCATATTGCTAGCTCGTATCTTCAAACAAAAAGCAGACAATAATCAAGGCTCATCTGATAACTACTACGATGAAATGTTTAATTCCCTGATCAAATTGTACAATGAGGCCGATAACAATATTGTCAAGGAACAATTATTGTCAATTATGGCATCcaaaacaacaaaagaacaacTTTTAAACAGAATTCCAGGACTAACCAAGTATAGAGTTGACAAAGTAAGGATGATGAATTTTCAGTCAATTTATGACCAACATGATCAACCTCCTGTGAAAAGATCAAGAATGGACCCTGTGAAACTTGAACATGCCTTGTCTTTCTTTTTTAACCCAGCTTTCCATCAAATTGTTTCCTATGGCACAAGAGATATAAAATTAGAATCAGGTGAAGTTATAACAGTACCAGAAGTAGTAAGAACAGCTTGTCATTCAACCTTGATTGATATGTATAACTCTTACAGTGAAGAAAATGAGTTTACTCCTTTGAGCCGTGCAACCTTATACAATATTCTTAATGTATGTTCTGCATCAAAGCGCCGAAATCTACATGGTCTTGATAACATAACAGCTGATGGACATAGTGGTTTTGAGTTAATAGAAAAACTTATTAAAGGTATTGAAAATGAAGATATCATATCCCGGGAAAAGAAAAATGAACTTATCCAACAACTGAAATCGGGCAAGGAATATTTGAAAGGTGACTATAAATTACACATATCTCCCAACTCAGATTGTGCTGACCACTGTATTAAATGGGGCCTTAGTGACCCCAAAGTGCCAAATTATCAGTCAAAGTGTGACCATGACCATTTAATCAAATGTGACAGATGTAACAATATATCGTCCGTTTTAATTAAG AAAACTGGAAATGCCATATAA